In Rhineura floridana isolate rRhiFlo1 chromosome 6, rRhiFlo1.hap2, whole genome shotgun sequence, one genomic interval encodes:
- the LOC133387473 gene encoding pepsin B-like — MKWLILVLAYLHLSEGLERVILKKGKSVRENMKEKGVLDEFLKKHPIDPALKYHLNEYNVAYEPITNYLNSFYFGEISIGTPPQEFLVLMDTGSSNLWVPSVYCNTAACGNHHRFNPSASSTYSNNGQTYTLSYGSGSLTVMLGYDTVQVQNIVVRNQEFGLSESEPSEPFYYASFDGILGMAYPAMAVGGYTVMQQMLRQGQLSESIFSFYFSRQPTVQYGGELILGGIDNQLFSGEISWAPVTRELYWQIAIEEFAIGSEATGWCSQGCQAIVDTGTFLLAVPQQYIGNFLQAVGGQQYNNEYVVNCNNVQNMPTITFVINGSQFPLPPSAYVSNNNGYCTVQIEATYLPSPTGQPLWILGDVFLKEYYSVYDMANNRVGFAPSA, encoded by the exons ATGAAGTGGCTGATCCTGGTACTGGCTTACCTCCACCTGTCTGAGGGGCTGGAGAG AGTCATTCTGAAGAAAGGGAAATCTGTTCGGGAGAACATGAAGGAGAAAGGAGTGCTGGATGAATTTCTGAAGAAGCACCCCATTGATCCTGCACTGAAATACCACTTGAATGAATACAACGTTGCTTATGAACCAATTACCAATTATTTGAAT TCTTTCTACTTTGGAGAGATCAGTATTGGGACTCCACCACAGGAGTTCCTGGTTCTTATGGACACCGGCTCTTCCAATCTCTGGGTACCTTCTGTGTACTGTAATACTGCAGCCTGTG GTAATCACCATAGGTTCAATCCCAGTGCATCCTCTACTTATTCCAACAATGGACAGACCTATACCCTATCCTATGGGAGTGGTAGCTTAACCGTCATGCTAGGCTATGACACTGTGCAG GTCCAGAATATTGTTGTTCGTAACCAGGAATTTGGCCTAAGTGAGAGTGAGCCTTCCGAGCCTTTCTACTATGCCAGTTTTGATGGGATTTTGGGCATGGCTTATCCTGCCATGGCTGTAGGAGGTTACACTGTTATGCAGCAGATGCTGAGACAAGGGCAACTTTCTGAATCCATCTTCAGCTTCTATTTCTCCCG CCAGCCAACTGTTCAGTATGGAGGAGAACTAATTTTGGGAGGCATTGACAATCAGTTATTCTCTGGGGAAATTTCCTGGGCACCTGTTACCCGTGAACTTTACTGGCAGATTGCTATTGAGGA GTTTGCTATTGGCAGCGAGGCTACTGGCTGGTGTAGCCAAGGCTGCCAGGCAATCGTGGACACTGGAACATTTCTTCTTGCTGTCCCACAGCAGTACATTGGAAATTTCCTGCAGGCTGTGGGTGGTCAACAGTACAACAATGAG TATGTCGTGAACTGCAACAATGTCCAGAACATGCCCACTATCACCTTTGTCATTAATGGATCCCAGTTCCCACTGCCTCCTTCTGCCTATGTCTCCAAT AACAATGGCTACTGTACAGTTCAGATTGAGGCCACATACTTGCCTTCCCCAACTGGGCAGCCACTATGGATTCTGGGTGACGTCTTCCTGAAGGAGTATTATTCAGTCTATGATATGGCCAACAATAGGGTGGGCTTTGCACCATCAGCCTAG
- the LOC133386679 gene encoding gastricsin-like → MKWVLLVLACFQLSDGLLKKGKSIREVMKEEGMLEDYLKHHKFDPAKKYIFNEYNVAFEPMAYMDASYYGEISIGTPPQNFLVLFDTGSSNLWVPSIYCKSQACTSHARFNPSQSSTYSTNGQTFYLQYGSGNLAGYFGYDTMRLQNIDVTNQEFGLSENEPGANFIYAQFDGILGMAYPSLAVGGATIALEKMLQENLLSQPIFSFYLSSQPTSQYSGEVVFGGVDTRLYSGEIYWAPVTQELYWQIGIQKFSIGEQATGWCSQGCQAIVDTGTALLTVPQQYMGNFLKAVGAQQNQYGEYAVDCSTVQNLPTISFTINGVSFPLPPSAYILNNNGYCTVGIEPTYLPSQNGQPLWILGDVFLRQYYSVYDMGNNRVGFATAA, encoded by the exons ATGAAGTGGGTGCTCCTGGTCTTGGCTTGCTTCCAGCTGTCAGATGGACTATTGAA GAAGGGCAAGTCGATTCGAGAAGTGATGAAGGAGGAGGGTATGCTGGAAGATTACTTGAAGCACCATAAATTTGACCCAGCCAAAAAGTACATCTTCAATGAATACAACGTTGCTTTTGAACCAATGGCATATATGGAT GCATCCTACTATGGAGAAATCAGCATTGGAACTCCACCTCAGAATTTCTTGGTGCTGTTTGACACTGGCTCTTCCAACTTGTGGGTGCCTTCTATCTACTGTAAGAGCCAGGCATGCA ccagccatgcaagATTCAATCCCAGCCAGTCTTCCACCTATTCCACCAATGGGCAAACCTTCTACCTGCAGTATGGTAGCGGCAACCTCGCTGGATATTTTGGCTACGACACCATGAGG CTGCAGAACATTGATGTCACTAACCAGGAATTTGGCCTGAGTGAAAATGAGCCTGGCGCCAACTTCATTTATGCCCAGTTTGATGGCATCCTGGGCATGGCCTATCCTTCTCTGGCAGTTGGGGGTGCTACAATTGCCTTAGAGAAAATGTTGCAGGAAAACCTCCTTTCACAGCCAATCTTCAGCTTCTATCTGAGCTC CCAGCCAACCTCTCAGTATAGTGGTGAGGTTGTCTTTGGAGGTGTAGACACTCGTCTCTACTCTGGAGAGATCTATTGGGCTCCAGTCACCCAAGAACTTTATTGGCAGATTGGAATTCAAAA GTTTTCTATTGGGGAACAAGCTACTGGATGGTGCAGTCAAGGTTGCCAGGCTATTGTGGACACTGGAACAGCCCTCCTCACTGTTCCTCAGCAGTACATGGGAAATTTCCTGAAAGCTGTGGGTGCTCAGCAAAATCAGTATGGAGAG TATGCGGTTGATTGCAGCACCGTTCAGAATTTGCCCACTATCTCCTTCACCATCAATGGAGTTTCCTTCCCTCTGCCTCCCAGTGCCTACATCCTCAAT AACAACGGCTACTGCACAGTTGGGATTGAGCCCACCTATCTGCCTTCCCAAAATGGGCAGCCTCTCTGGATCCTGGGAGATGTCTTCCTCAGACAGTACTATTCGGTCTATGACATGGGCAACAATAGGGTTGGCTTTGCTACTGCTGCCTAG